In Rhipicephalus sanguineus isolate Rsan-2018 chromosome 1, BIME_Rsan_1.4, whole genome shotgun sequence, the DNA window tttcttcctggtccttcgtcctttttttgcgctgttagtaacattactatagtatgtcttgaactgagaaggcatttcgTTCATCGGATcctactccagtgcaacgcaattgcgtagaagtgtgCGATcgcgacggcatcccaaatagaaccagaaaaagtagtagtattcggctttgcaactctcgtctaaggatagcgttcagggtctgagTCTctggatagcgcgcctcgcagtcatgcgctccggccaaggggcgaggttgggggcgggagtgggggatgccgtaatcgattgatcgaatagttttaatcgattaattcgattaatcgaaggGCACAAATCGATtgtgattaatcgattaattgtggacctttaatcgattaatcgttcgtcgattttaccatccctagtttCTAAGGGACaagaaacgcagtcgaggaaggcagagagttagatagagtaacgaaattaagaagttcgcagacccgccacggtggtcaagtggttatggtgcttcactgcagatccgaaagtcgcgggatcgaatcccggctgcggcggccgcatttcgatggaggcgatatgctcgaggcccgtgtacctatcaGTTTAGGTTCACCTTAAAaaacaccagattgtcaaaatttccggagccctcaaccacagcgtcgctcataatcatatcgtagttttgggacgtaaaaccgcaacatgtatgtatgtatgtatgtataaaaagttcgcagggataaactGGAGATCACGTCATACAGTGGACTAAAGCAGGCcgaaaatgatgatgatgtgatTACTACTGGCCCTGCCCAAATGTTCTGTACGTCCATCAGTTTTCGAAGAACACTTTTTATATTCGCTTTCTTTGTTACCCTAAATCATTGCGGAAGATCTCGCGACACAGGAGCAAGCTAAAGATCTCATATCTTGCGCGTAGTAAACAGCGATTTTCTTGCAGTATACATAACTGCCTCACAGATTTCACATTTGCAGCGATATATAAGGCTGACGAGCAGCCGACTATGGGATTATTACTACTTTATTGATCTCAGTCATTTTTAATGTCAATGAAATGCACGGCTTCGCAGCAATGCTTCGCCACTATATTCTAGGAGTTtgtgaatattcaaaatttctAATATACAGTCCctggtattcgattcgtattcattTCGATAATTCACTGTTCGATGTTGTCgaatgttcgttttttttttcaaataacacAAAGCATAGCAGCagttatttaaaggggccctgcaacacttttccaagtaatcatcgaatggcttcactaaaagagcttattgcctcgcgaatggactgctgcaaaaatttttagaatctgtcaagcacgagcggagttacagggattagTCACACGCttcgagcgctttctctctcctttcgtactagcgagcgtgctgaaagctacgcagggaggggaatgagaaggggcaagaagatgcgtcccttcgtcagcgtgcgtcatgaccttgagcacttccttttttttttcgaacgcgcggcttactttcagtgtgatcgtgagcgagcgcgcgggcacatggcggcatcccgcggcggccacggcaactatgcagctcacgatgctcaaatcagccaatggccgtggacattaggtttatggcgcggtcatttgggtttatggcgtcatttgtcgagagaagagggaacgatttgtagctggctttgagaattgtaaattccagaccACGTGCTGCGCCACATTGTTTAGCTCACGTGTCCTCAGGAGCCTCGATTAccggtcggcagcgttttctgaccatgctgaaaaagtgttgcagggctcctttaagtcCTGATGAGACAGAACGATGCATGTGAGAAATGTTCCGAATGATTCGTCTGCAGGATAGCTGCTCTTGTTGCTCAAAGGcaagcgttctttctttctttttttccttctgtgttttacgagccaaaaccacgatatgagtatgaggcacACCGCAGTGGGAGACTCCGGCTTAATTTTGCCCACCTGGGGCTCTtcattaacgtgtacctaaatataaGTTAATGGGTGTTCTTGCATATCACCCCCACTGAGATGCGGCTGTCGTCGCCGGTAATCGAATTCGCATCCTCGAGCTGATGGAGTTCCTTAACGAACGCCGGAGCATATATCTTTCGCTCAGCGATTTTCAGTCATTCAATAGGTAAGCAGCCTGAATAATATTATGCCGCGATTTAATATTTGACAAGACTCACTATGCTTGCATCTCTTGAAAATGTGCGGTGTTATAACACACTTCTATCCTCCAGCAAACACAACACTGTATGTGCATCTTGTAGCATGTTTCAGTAATGTCAATGCTACATTGACCCGGCTAATACAAGACATTCGTTTATTATTTACAAGTTCCTCAGTTTGGCGTCTAAATGTGAGTGGTATTATAGTATATACACACATGTCTCGACGTGCATAAAGCCCGACTTTTTATATCAAACGTACTCCGCGTTTGATCTCGCTTCAGAAATTTGAAAATTATCGATATTCGAATAATTATTCGAAACCATTGTTTACTAATATTTGTATTCTATTCCATTCGAAAAtttcaatattcgcacacccatatTTAATATTTACTGAATCACTTTCCAAGCCACATTAGAGGTTTTCCTACCAGATTAACTCAGAACTCTGCTCGGATCTTGTGTCTGTCACGTCACCCGTGAAACGTCCAACTAAATGTGCCGACAAGAGAGAGAATAGGTTGTTCTGGAGCCACTGGAAACAATTACAAATTTTTCCCGCATTGACTCTATAGGCTGCTCTAACGTTACTTTAATGGCTACCAAAGGCTCCTAAATGAGCCATATACTGTAACTCTAGGTTGCTCTACACAGCTCTGCCACCTGGAGAGTCTACGTTATAACCATTCCAGGTTCACGCTCATTCCGTGCACACACAAAGGGGCTCGGTAACAACCATTCCCAGGATTTCGGGACACAGGTACACGTCGAGCCGATTCTCGGCTGCAGCCGCGCTCGTCGCCGTAACTTAATGGCAAATAGGTGAAATGAATCATATCTGAAAAACAGCGTTATAGCTATTAAAAGTTACTTACGTTTATATACACTACAGGTACACTGGAACCACTCTGGTACAATTCCAGCACCCGGCAACAGAGCGCGTATGATCCCAGGACATTTGAATATTTGACAACACTCCCATAAGTTACGGCGGGGCACGGGTCTGCTTCTCAGTGATGGCTCGACATGTACCTGTCCCGAAATtcaaatataatttaaaaaacatCATTCGTGCAACTTTTCCAAAAGGTGACACATATAAATCCATTCACCGCATGAAAAAGAAGGGATGTGCACGTGGATATTTCGCCGCTCTCCATATGTCGCGCTCGTTCGACATCCAAGCGTGACTCGCTTGTTTACGGATTTAATGTGGATCGAAGTTCATCGCTGCAGTAAAAAGACAGCTGCAGCGACACTGCGCCCTGCAAAGTGCCATCGGTATGCACGACCACACTACTTTGGTTTTTGCGCGCGTAAGAATAATGAAAAGGATACACTTGCTCCGGGACGTAAGTAATTTCCGCAGGGCCCGTAACCGGTGAAGGCCGATCCGTCTCGAGCACTGCGTCGAAAACATGGATGAAGTGAAACACTATATTGCAACTTCAAATGTATACCGGATCTTCTTGTGAACACTTAGCGTCATTGCAAGATGTTGCAGGTGAACGCAAGAAGTTGCAGCTACATCGCTTCCACAGCATCTCCATCTAAACTATCATTGTACGATGTTGCCAGGGAGAAAAGACATAGGCAGCTCAGACAAAGGTGCCAATATCTTTTAAACTCGGGCAGCTCTAATATTATACAAAAAAACGTAAAAGCAGATAAGACCACTGAACAGACAAGTAGCGGAAATCTCACTTTTTTAGTAAACACAAGCACCTACTTTGAAGAAATTCGAAAGAGTCGCAAGAAAGCATTGCACTACATCGTCGAGAAGTTATATTAAAGAAATAGAAAGTGTGGGAGGAGTGGGGGAATATGGGATCTTTTGGGTACAGGGTGCTCTTATGAGGACGCGTAGGTGCCTCACAGTAGTCAAAAAGTGATGCAGAAGCTAGCGCTTGTACGATTGTCTCTCACCCAACCGTCCTCGTCGTTCACCACACCTTGGAAAGTTTAACTGCAGCATATAGCCGGACACAACTTAAGAAAGCAGAAGAGGCCCTGCCCAGAtcaccgaagcgcggcagccgactGCTTCCGCAAcagataggggtgtgcgaatagtgaattttagaaccgaatcgaatagcgatgacaccgaatcgaaacAAGAAACGTTACCTCTCTCTATCCCAACGTTTCGTTCCTTTgagatttttcaaaaaaaaaaaaaaaacatcgatgcttattattctaaaaatattcggtatttctaaCATGCACTGTTgcattcgagtaccgaatcgaatataacgctattcgattcgttattcgaatatttcgaatattcgcacacccatagCAACAAAAGAAATATAGTGCCGCTGTACTCGGCGTTGTTCTTCGACGGCGGGGTCACCGACCGTCTGGCTTacgacgtcagtctagagcgcgcgctcattggtgcaggcttgtgtgcgtccGCCTTTGAAGTGAAAATGCCGCTGTCTTATAAAGTCGCAGCCGACTGTGTTTTTCGGACATTAGGCGCGCAAGGCTCGTGCAGTAAAAGCGGATTCCTcgtgcatattttttttcttggaacatGGAAATTAAGCTCTAGCGCTTGAGCATAGACTTTATGTGGATAAGCTTAGTTatacccagtgctgggcagtatcgaagatacatgtatcttagatgctatcttagatactctttgggtatcttgtatctgtatcgcgatacgtctcgaaaaacaagtatctgtatctgtatttccgatacattcgataatgtatcgtgtatcttaagatacaagatactgctgtcgcaacacagccgtgcgagaCAATAATCGCTGGCCTAACTCCGCTCCTTAAGATGGTCCTGGCGTCACTATGCCATctaaataaaactaaaggcagtgatgaaattttctttccgccagtgccctccagtgagggtagaatatgaggtctgcgcgtccgtattggtggagcagagtcacgtggcagcgctcgcgcagtctcgacagtaACAAGCGCGCGGACATCTACGCCCATCCCAAGTACCTTATGTTTTCTcgatgtttctttgtttttagttGCGCCcatgccatgacacttgctcttaaccactgtcctaCGCCGCGttctccaatgcgtgcggcgtctatcgcgcaaattctgacgttgctacagtgtcgttattgaagattctcttgcgtcttgcttcgtaacgaaatctgacgcctgcaaggatgggtttgctttgcgtctcgtggattttacatatcaacgatttgaaggatctcgtggatgtaagtatgaattacatgcaatgaattaagttatatgcaaataaaattctaACTGCTTTAGCACCACTGATACTGATGATGGATATaatagagcgagcgttatctTGGCCTACCGTATTTTTTTCCTGCTGCCCTTATTCAAAAAATTTATAAAATCATAATTCgaatgttagcacaagtgctttcttagctgtccttttgcatcccatacattgccTAAGTCTCTGTGCTGTTTtttacggtctggtcactgcagtatatcttttgtaacggACTACCAAAATAAGATATCTGCTTCATTCTTTTGAATGTCTGcaatatttctactactgtttacacatttacacgttgccaaggcgattttgaaaacatatataattatgtgggcgcgccttgagtatacagtacaaaacattctgcttaccgcttagtaaaatagcaaaattgagtttgcgttataaaaaaaagaaaattattaggagatatcttaaagggcccctcaccaggtttgacaatattgagctaacgagcgcaatgcatacactgggcgttcacgatcacgtctacAAAATTTGGAACGctgcgcgccgcggaaatgggtcaaatttcaaggtgaacgctgcttgcccttcctctcgcgggcgcgcgctttagagactgaggagatgacgtacatgagaaaatggccctacgtagatggtagtgctgtgacgtcgctcctctacgtagacgactgtgctctgacgtcgccaacagtagcacgcgacactgcgataattatttgacacgacatgtgtagtttgtgtaatttgttgcttgaatagattaataaaacttgagagaaataatgagacacacaaagggaatgtgtgcgtctttttcattttttttttcgtgaattgcagcgagatgcggggctaatgtgcctcgctttcccatgcgttcgtgtccccgcggttagcgcatcgagcagacgccagccctggaaacgaaagtaatgttctggcgcgttcgagcactcattatgctcatttattctaccgcgtcgaagtaaacgttaatgcagcactggctcatgataccgccgctctcgtgcccgtacaaatgtctcaactttcatgcccgtcccgccgaaacaggcagtacaccacagagaacgccgacaaaacgcccacggccgctgctacataaaaaaaggtagcggccgtgcaacgccgctcacgtgctcgggctggctcgggcacgtcatacgCACGTGacgatgcatgcgcatgacgtgttcatgcgtatgtgtccagtgaagagggcagggaagggatttggcttgctaaggctacacggggcgagtggcaagggtttgaaactcgcctcctcgcatcacggtttcgcgccgctacaaattattgtttttctcagctcgtaatgaaccgatttgaaaaattcttgcggcatactgctcttcattcggcacacaacaacttctagCGTCTAGCTAAAATTTGCTGTgtagcctggtgaggggccctttaaagatgttaggaaggggccTCGAGAAAGGCTGTTATACGGAACGCTCTGTTTTTCTGGTAAGCGTCCTCACGATCCGTTTCAgacaattttccataggcactgaattttctattgtctcatcTTAACAGGTGAGTTTACGACATTTCATGCTTAactgtcatagctattaagggcaccgtctgtatCGTCTTTCTGTACTCACTcggtgtgaatgtttgatacggaaccgcctctctgttttacctatatttgttttgctgttttaggccttcctgaATTTTTTAGTACTACTAATCGCCGTGTAATGAGAACTTATAAGTGGAAGAAGCGCGAATAGTGGCGGTATCCagtgacgctttgtgcaactatacaatacgtatgagacgtttctgggttgcacatgttctctcctTGAAGAAATATGGTTAAAAGATTGTactttagtgagtatatcaacaaagaatcctttacgccagcagaaaagtacaatatgaaaattcattgcagtttatgtcctctacgtatacaccaggtgTCTCAAGCTCACCGTAAAGCGAGCGGACCGCAGTCactaaatgcagtcccgcaagagccagggcagtaaagtgaaggttgagggggggggggggggggcaggagtaCCTTGAAGAAGATGacagctaacgctgccatttgaaaggaaccTTTCCCACAtttcatatataggtcatttctgataGGAATTTGGACTCAGGGTTCGAGAAACATTGATACAGttacagaatgactgaaatctggacgcggattctgaaatatcgagattttgttaataataatgatagtaatatctggggtttaaggcCCAGAACCACTAGATGATTACGAGTGACGTGGGGGTGGTGGTGATCTTGCAGCAggtggggttagcctggcctgcatggccggcaatttggaccatctggtgtgctttaacgtgcactgacatcgcacactacgcgttcaccttcatcgaaatgcgaccgctgcgccCGGGGTCGAaccgagtttttgttccacgcttatgttttaacacatggcgaccacatgtcctcacgaaaagaatgcttgagaccggtCATGTCATTGTAGCTCAtgtacatacttattaagaaaataaaaacaaatgggaggAAGAcggtgcttgagacccctggtatacacGATGCGTCAAGGAAAAAgattcgctaccagcgttgttgctgctgtacacctgtccagtgCTCCGGTATTGCGCCAACgctcttttacggacaaggcaaaagcctacgccggtatttgtgccatcgtgcgaaggcttcttattgaagttcttatgattagatggcaacccgttagctggtcggcaagcagatcAGCGACTTCCATCAATTGCAAAATTTACAAGCAAGaagcgctgtcagcgaagtgtataaacagctgtcctgttaagaagctaaaacaaactccaataagttgtttcggaaggaaactaatgtaattttagcaagaagggcaaaattttgagatactaacagacatttcactcattttttttattttcttttttccctgaaCTACtgcagcgaagtgtataaacagctgtcctgttaagaagctaaaacagactccaataagttgtttcggaaggaaactaatgtaatttgagcaagaagggcaaaattttgagatactaacagacatttcactcattttctttttaattttttttaattttctttttcccccGAACTACTGAGGAATGGCACCTGATACCTTTTCATCATCCGGACTCACCTCAATAAATTCATAATTACATTCTCACTATTTCCTAAACAACATTTTCATATTAGAGCTGTTTCTTTGCTTGCCTTCCTTCGTTTGAGATTTTCAATTGTCCTTGTACGTGGGTTTCCTATGCTGTAcattgcccctcctgcttgggccacatGGCCAACAGTATGATGTaagtaaataaatgaaacgaaatgggtCACTGTTAAGAAATTATCAAGCAGacgtttttgtgcataggcgtttgctgctacatcatATGGacttataaaaacaaatttgcgaatgtatcgaagtatcttaagatacaattgccaagtatcgtatcggatacaattcttgtggcagtatcttgtatctgtatctcaaatacttcttgcctgagtatcttgtatcgtatcgcgatacaatttcaaagtatctttgcccagccctggttataCCTATGAAATAACTCTCTATAATCTGCAAGCGCACACGCACTGAAGATAAGAATGCCTCGTTTAGCTTACCCTTAATTCCTGTGAATCGTGTCTAACGATGCAGTCTgcaataaaacttttgttgggcctagttggtacatagcatttaggaacagaacttcagtgCAAATGAAGGCGGACCGCGAAGACAAAAAAGACAAGGCGCCAGACAAAGCGCGCgcagtccttgtctttcttgtcttcgtggtccgtcttcatttgcgctgaagttctgtttcTAAATGCAGTCTGCAAGTTGAGCGCTTGCTGCGCGCAGCCGCTATAAGCGTGAACACTATGAGCGTTTATAAACACTATCGTGCTGACGCTACTGGCCCGTCATTTGAACGAAACTACTTTTGGTTTCGATCGAATGCCGAGTATGCCGAGCAATGACCATTGGTTTCTCTGTCGTTTCGCAGGCTGAGCAAGACCATGAAATCCGACAGAGCGCTTCTTTGTAAGGGTGAACTGTAACAACCATTAGGTGACAGGGCTTTAATGACACCCTTGGTTCGTCAATCTTTTTTGTGTGACATGCACATACGACTATttctctattaaaaaaaaaaaaaggaagtctgCTCACCCACAGAGAGGAACTCATTGTCGTCAAGGACGTTCCTGATGATGTCGTCGCCGTCAATAATAGCGCCACCGCGGGTCTTTCGAACCTGGTAGACCTTTTCGGTGCGGCCGTCCAGGAATGATGACGGCTTGAGCTTCATGTAGCGACGCAGCGCCTCCTCGCCCAGCCAGCGCACAGTCTGGCGGCCGTCGCGGCATGGCACGGCGAGCCACTCGCCGCGTACCCGCACTGACACCTTCATCGAGGTCCGTGCTTGTCAGCTAGGCCGAACCAGGTCACTCAGCGCCTTTCCGATCAGCTTCCGCTGCACCTGCGTGCACGTCCGCGCTTCGTACTGAGCACTTTGCGATGGGTATCCAAACGTATACCGTTGGCGTCCGCGCATATTTTTAGAGTAAGAACGTAAATCTGCCAATTTACGGTCTAGGCAGAAAAGCACTCAAACGTTATCGTTATAGGAGTAACGACACGATTTTGAGGtgtcgcaaaagggacatttttcgtttccttggtatgcagtgttaacgctctctcCAAACCGGAGCCGGGAAACACGTGTAGAATATTTTAGTTTGATTCGAAAGTTCTCGTCGCCCAGCATCCGCAAGCCAACCTCACCGCAATAGACATTATCATGACGAGTCACCGAAATCGCTGTCAGAGTGACTGGACAAAatttcactcatcgttgtttacgtgcacctcaTGCAACTGATAGCAGACGACAgagctgctgctagtacgtcACGAGTTGCTGTCCCCACTTGACTCGGACGTACGCCGGACTGTGTTGACACGTCTCTGTTAAACTGCCCCGCGATatcgaaaaagtttttttttttttaggttagtGGCATTAAAGATATATCGAATGCGTTCCGAGGCACCGCGATACTCTTTGGGGATTCTTGACACAAgtattttttatttagtgcaacaatacaaaaatttctaaaattcgtCTTTGTGCTCCCTTAAAAAATAAAGCCATCACAGGTAGTGTACGGTTGCATGTGATAACTTAGGTCAAAATTCGACCGCGGGTTAAACAAACGCAGAGTTTAAGAAATTATTACAGAGATAAATATGAATTAAAGAGAATCAAATGTGAATTAAGGTGACTCGAACGTTAAAGTGAATTAACGCAAACGAAATGTGAATTAACAGTGAATTATATCATAAAGTGAATGAACACCTCGGGGACCAAGTCTCAGCATATAGAACCAGTGGTGTTGTGTAAGCGACCGGAAGAAAACGAGCAGTAGGAAGTAACAAAGCGCCCTACTGAGAACGTGGAAGCACTTTAATGAGTGTCTCTTGAGAGCATAGGCTTTCGGCTGTGATCTCCGTAGCGTCAGCTGAAGGGaatataaatttttttttcttcccgtgTGTCGGTCAAAATAATGCAGTGATTCGAAAATTGTCTATATTGTGAAAATACTGATACAAAGTTTTAGATCGCAAGACAAATGTCACGTAACTGTTATTTCCTTTCGAACGATTTCCTAATCCTCCTCGCCTTTCCTCTAGTTATGTAACCAGTACGCAACCTTCCTCAAGACAGACTTTTTTGGTATGTGAACTACAATCAAATTGTTTGCCTCACATCATTCGAAACATGACACATTGCCGATCTATCGCTTTCGTGACCACTTTCCTTCGGGCGGCAAATCTCCTGCCTGTGAACTGCCGAAATAGACGAAGTCAAAATAAAGATGTCGGGTGATATACAATTGACATGTCCGCTCCGCGTAGACTTTGCATATACGCTCAGCATGCCGATGAAATCCGCTCACGACACAAGTGGCATTGAGTCGCTTGAATAGAAACAAGGATTTCAAGTATTTTTCGAAGTCTGCGGTAtagcaaaaacaacaaaaaaaaagtaagaggcgaaagcttgcactcggccgcgcaaggcttgagacacagCGAAGCTGGCCGAGCACGGCGCCGCTCGTACGTGGCTTTTCGGTATATGCTGGATCCTGACGTAGAGCTCGGATACGCGCAGCATTCCACTCACGGTGATCGGCAGTATCTCCTCGTCGTCTCTTGTTCTCCCTTTCCCAGGCCGCGTATTCTGGATCTGCTCGTCGCTGCCGTTGTCGTTCTCGTACAGCGACAAGCCTCGTTTCACGATGCGCTGCTTATCTTCGGGAGTACGTACTTTCATTGCGCGTCCCATGGCTGTATCTGATCGAGCGCTGTATATGGATCAGATGCAACCATGGGACGCGCTATGATCGAGGCTGTATCTGGATAGATGTCATAGTACTCCAAGTACCATTCCAGTCGTGTTAGAATCATTATTTCCATTGTTTTTCCCACACAACTGACAAGCGCGATAGGACGGTATGAGGAAATGTCCAGAGGCGATTTGCCAGCTTTGAGAAGCGGAATGAGGCGACTTGATTTCCATGCCTGGGGAACTGtaccagtctgccaggagtcgttgTACAGGTGCAGGAGTTCCCTCCGAGCTTCGTCTCCAAGGTTACAAAGCGCATGATATTTAATGCCGTCAGGTCCTGGCGCCGAAGAACGTCTTCACAATGCCAGTGCAGCTTCTAGCTCATCCATATAGAAAATGGGCAGTCCATGCGGAGATCACGTGAGAGCAATGGGTGGTCGAGCGTCGCCGTCCTTGTTTCCGTGAAATTTGACTCGCCGGAAGGATTCTGCGACGTCAATCTCTCTACACTGCAAGTGAAGTGACAGAGATTTAAACGGGTGTCGCTGACCAAAGGTTGTGCGAAGAACACGGACAGTTCTCCATACAAGCGATAAAGGCCTTCGACTCGCAGAAGGGTACCCATCGTCGCGAAGCCAGTTTATCCATGTGGCGCTGTATTTTCTTCTGAG includes these proteins:
- the LOC119380176 gene encoding histidine ammonia-lyase: MKVSVRVRGEWLAVPCRDGRQTVRWLGEEALRRYMKLKPSSFLDGRTEKVYQVRKTRGGAIIDGDDIIRNVLDDNEFLSVVLETDRPSPVTGPAEITYVPEQVYPFHYSYARKNQSSVVVHTDGTLQGAVSLQLSFYCSDELRSTLNP